Proteins encoded within one genomic window of Trichocoleus sp. FACHB-46:
- a CDS encoding non-ribosomal peptide synthetase → MTTAEFLAYLRQLDIQVWLEGANLRCSAPEGALTPELRAAIAQRKSELLHWLNQAHASAHQAAPELKPISRNQPLPLSFAQQRLWFLDQLVPENPFYNMPSAVRLSGHLHLKALEQAFAELVQRHETLRTRFAKVDGQPTQIITPALPLSIPVTDLQSLDSSAQEETVRQIATEEAHCPFDLTVSPLLRVKLLQLEATEYLLLLNLHHIISDGWSLGVLMRELGALYTAFAEGQPSPLSELPIQYADFAHWQRQWLQGEVLESQLAYWRQQLQDLPVLNLPIDHPRPATQSYKGAIAPLALSHQLTQALEELSQQAGTTLFMTLLAAFQALLFRYTGQTNVAVGSPIANRNRSEIEGLIGFFVNSLVLRTDLSGNPTFRELLERSREVALAAYAHQDVPFEKLVEELHPERDLSRNPLFQVAFALQNAPMAPLELPGLTLSPWKLDVGTARFDLEFHIWEQAEGLSGLWDTPREGLSGFVAYSTELFELATITRMIGHFQTLLEGIVANPDQRLADLSILNTAEQHQLLVEWNQTQVEYDKDVCIHHLFAAQAEKTPDAIAVSAPSGNVGVADQQLTYQELDQRANQLAHYLQQVGVGTETLVGICVDRSLDVLIAILGVWKAGGAYVPLDPEYPRDRLQFMLQDSQVLVLLTQRSHVEVFDISPFSLQEESGKPISGEDQTLRVICLDQDRELIAQQKQSAPASVATADHLAYVIYTSGSTGMPKGVMVEHRGLCNVVAAQQQSFNLPLGSRVLQFSAWSFDASIFEMLMALGSRGTLYIVPQSARSPGIELVQFLQTQSIAAAILPPAVLALLPENDLSTLQTVIAGGEACSGEIVRKWAQGRRLFNAYGPTETTIWATVAELTHRAESPEKPSIGRPVANIQIYVLDAHQQPVPIGVVGELYIGGDGVARGYLNRPDLTAERFIPCPFSASPGARLYKTGDLARYRSDGLLEFIGRADEQVKIRGFRMELGEIEAVLQQHPLVKGAIATVQESASGDQQLTAYVSFHPEREGAGMAIAQQLQQEQVEHWQTLYDQTYAQPVNSADPTFNIVGWNSSYTGQPIPIEQMREWVDRRVEQILALQPQRVLEIGCGTGLLLFQLAPHYLEYWATDFSQISLSTIQQQLNQQQLPPVKLLHRSANDFAGIEPARFDLIVLNSVVQYFPSVDYLVQVLEGALQALAPGGSLFIGDVRNLALWSAFHASVQMEQASPALERSHLQQQVQRAMFEEPELLIDPEFFQALRSHFPQIQDIQIQLTRGQAHNEMTQFRYNVILQKETQVREMQEQQPLVPTNLNVSEWDWTNELTIAMIRRHLIEAQPARLTVRGVLNARVIAAVAVAAWLAEVDGPKTVGHMRTALEQLAEPGVDPEAWWSLEQELPYDVNVSWAAVGSDRYDVTLQHREVKAERRLEPEAIAPARPWSTYANQPLQRQLARQLVPQIRNYLEQKLPNYMVPTAFVVLETLPLTPSGKIDRRALPAPVPMGSTQGYVAPRSPIEAKLVSIWSELLGVKRVGLHDNFFELGGHSLLATQLTSRIRDAFAVELPLRHLFESPTIAQLAQQIDSLQVSQPQPSIPAIVPLSRDAYRRSRSSLNQNQGK, encoded by the coding sequence TTGACGACGGCTGAGTTTTTAGCTTATCTGCGGCAATTAGATATTCAAGTTTGGTTAGAGGGAGCCAATCTACGCTGTAGTGCCCCGGAAGGAGCCTTGACCCCAGAATTACGGGCCGCGATCGCTCAACGCAAATCAGAGTTGCTGCACTGGTTAAATCAAGCTCATGCCTCTGCCCATCAAGCTGCACCTGAACTGAAGCCAATTTCCCGTAATCAACCGCTACCGCTCTCCTTTGCCCAACAGCGATTATGGTTTCTCGATCAACTGGTGCCAGAAAACCCCTTCTACAACATGCCCTCAGCCGTGCGACTCAGCGGGCATTTGCATCTAAAGGCGTTGGAACAAGCTTTTGCGGAACTGGTGCAACGTCATGAAACACTCCGAACTCGCTTTGCCAAAGTAGACGGGCAACCCACCCAGATCATCACGCCTGCTTTGCCACTGTCTATTCCAGTGACGGATCTGCAAAGTCTGGATTCCTCGGCACAAGAGGAGACCGTTCGGCAAATTGCCACAGAGGAAGCACATTGCCCCTTTGATCTCACAGTCAGTCCGTTGTTGCGGGTGAAGTTGTTGCAGCTAGAGGCGACAGAATATCTACTACTGCTCAATCTGCATCACATTATTTCGGATGGTTGGTCGTTGGGGGTGTTAATGCGAGAGCTAGGAGCGCTCTACACGGCCTTTGCAGAGGGCCAGCCTTCTCCTTTGTCAGAGCTGCCGATTCAGTATGCAGACTTTGCTCACTGGCAGCGGCAATGGCTACAAGGAGAAGTGCTGGAGTCGCAACTGGCTTATTGGCGACAACAGTTGCAAGATCTGCCAGTACTGAATCTCCCGATTGATCATCCCCGTCCAGCCACCCAAAGTTATAAAGGCGCGATCGCTCCCTTAGCGCTATCTCATCAGCTCACGCAAGCTCTAGAGGAACTGAGCCAACAAGCAGGAACAACGCTGTTCATGACCCTTTTGGCTGCGTTCCAAGCTCTACTTTTTCGTTACACAGGGCAGACCAATGTGGCTGTAGGTTCTCCGATTGCCAACCGTAACCGTAGTGAGATCGAGGGATTGATCGGTTTTTTCGTCAATAGCTTAGTATTACGAACCGATCTCTCTGGTAATCCGACGTTTCGGGAGTTGTTGGAGCGATCGCGGGAAGTCGCATTAGCCGCCTACGCTCATCAAGATGTGCCGTTTGAAAAGTTGGTTGAAGAACTACATCCAGAGCGAGACTTGAGCCGCAATCCATTGTTTCAGGTCGCATTTGCCCTCCAGAATGCACCGATGGCACCGTTGGAACTCCCTGGCCTGACCCTATCTCCTTGGAAACTAGATGTTGGCACCGCTCGGTTTGATCTGGAGTTCCATATATGGGAGCAAGCAGAAGGGCTGAGTGGTCTCTGGGATACCCCAAGGGAGGGGTTGAGCGGCTTTGTAGCGTACAGTACCGAACTGTTTGAGCTAGCTACGATCACGCGAATGATTGGGCATTTTCAAACACTGCTAGAGGGAATTGTTGCCAATCCAGATCAGCGACTTGCCGATCTGTCGATCTTGAATACGGCTGAACAGCATCAACTGCTAGTAGAGTGGAATCAAACTCAGGTGGAGTACGACAAGGATGTTTGTATTCATCACCTATTTGCTGCTCAAGCTGAAAAAACACCTGATGCGATTGCGGTTTCCGCACCCTCTGGAAACGTAGGTGTGGCCGATCAGCAATTGACCTATCAAGAATTGGATCAACGAGCCAATCAACTCGCACACTATTTACAGCAAGTAGGGGTGGGGACAGAAACCCTAGTTGGCATCTGTGTCGATCGCTCCCTTGATGTCTTAATTGCCATCTTGGGTGTGTGGAAAGCGGGAGGTGCTTATGTGCCGCTCGATCCGGAGTATCCCCGCGATCGCCTCCAGTTTATGCTGCAAGATTCGCAAGTTTTGGTGTTGCTGACTCAGCGATCGCATGTGGAAGTGTTTGATATTTCCCCATTTTCCTTGCAAGAGGAGAGTGGTAAACCCATTTCGGGAGAGGATCAGACGCTTCGAGTCATCTGTCTAGATCAAGATCGGGAGTTAATTGCTCAGCAGAAACAGTCAGCCCCCGCTAGTGTTGCGACAGCCGATCATTTGGCCTATGTGATCTACACCTCTGGCTCGACCGGGATGCCCAAAGGGGTGATGGTAGAGCATCGGGGGCTTTGCAATGTGGTGGCAGCGCAACAGCAAAGCTTCAACTTGCCGCTCGGGAGTCGAGTGTTGCAATTTAGCGCTTGGAGCTTCGATGCTTCCATCTTTGAGATGCTGATGGCGCTAGGCTCTAGGGGGACGCTCTACATTGTGCCCCAGTCAGCGCGATCGCCTGGAATAGAACTGGTTCAATTCCTCCAAACCCAGAGTATTGCTGCCGCGATTTTGCCGCCTGCGGTCTTGGCCCTACTGCCAGAAAATGACCTATCAACGTTGCAAACAGTGATTGCGGGTGGAGAAGCTTGTAGCGGTGAAATCGTGAGAAAGTGGGCGCAAGGACGACGGCTTTTCAATGCCTATGGCCCTACAGAAACCACGATTTGGGCGACCGTCGCCGAACTCACTCACAGAGCTGAGAGTCCCGAAAAACCATCGATTGGCCGTCCTGTGGCGAACATCCAAATTTATGTTTTAGATGCTCATCAACAGCCTGTGCCCATTGGCGTGGTCGGTGAGTTGTATATTGGCGGTGACGGAGTGGCTAGGGGATACCTCAACCGACCGGACTTAACTGCTGAGCGCTTTATCCCTTGCCCGTTTAGCGCTAGCCCAGGGGCAAGATTGTATAAAACAGGAGATTTGGCTAGATATAGATCTGATGGCCTCTTAGAATTCATCGGGCGAGCAGATGAACAGGTTAAAATCCGGGGCTTCCGGATGGAGTTAGGCGAGATTGAAGCGGTTTTGCAGCAGCATCCTTTAGTGAAAGGAGCGATCGCCACAGTTCAGGAATCAGCCTCTGGCGATCAACAGTTAACGGCTTATGTCTCTTTCCATCCAGAGCGTGAAGGAGCTGGGATGGCGATCGCCCAGCAGCTACAGCAGGAGCAAGTAGAACATTGGCAAACTCTATACGATCAGACCTATGCTCAGCCTGTTAATTCTGCTGATCCAACGTTCAATATTGTGGGCTGGAATAGCAGTTATACGGGGCAACCCATTCCAATAGAACAGATGCGAGAATGGGTCGATCGCCGAGTGGAACAAATTCTCGCCCTACAACCTCAGCGAGTACTAGAAATTGGTTGTGGAACAGGATTGCTGCTATTTCAACTAGCGCCTCACTATCTCGAATATTGGGCTACAGATTTTTCCCAAATCTCATTAAGTACGATTCAGCAGCAGCTAAACCAGCAACAGTTGCCGCCCGTAAAACTATTGCATCGTTCGGCTAACGACTTTGCAGGTATAGAGCCAGCTAGATTTGATCTGATTGTGCTCAATTCGGTGGTGCAATACTTTCCGAGTGTGGATTACTTAGTGCAAGTTTTGGAGGGAGCGCTACAAGCCCTGGCTCCAGGCGGTTCTCTCTTTATTGGGGATGTGCGAAATCTAGCACTGTGGTCTGCCTTTCATGCTTCTGTGCAGATGGAGCAAGCTAGCCCTGCATTGGAGCGATCGCACCTCCAGCAACAAGTCCAACGAGCCATGTTTGAGGAACCAGAACTGCTGATCGATCCAGAATTTTTTCAGGCATTGCGATCGCATTTTCCGCAAATACAGGACATACAAATTCAGCTTACTCGTGGTCAGGCTCATAATGAGATGACCCAGTTCCGCTACAACGTCATTTTGCAAAAAGAAACTCAAGTGAGGGAGATGCAAGAGCAACAGCCGTTGGTCCCTACGAATCTGAATGTTTCTGAGTGGGATTGGACGAACGAGCTGACCATTGCGATGATCCGGCGGCATCTCATTGAAGCGCAACCAGCGAGATTGACAGTTAGAGGGGTACTAAATGCCCGTGTGATTGCGGCAGTTGCAGTAGCGGCTTGGTTAGCAGAGGTAGATGGGCCTAAAACTGTAGGACATATGCGAACAGCCCTAGAGCAATTGGCAGAACCTGGAGTTGATCCAGAAGCTTGGTGGAGTTTGGAGCAAGAGTTGCCCTACGACGTAAACGTGAGCTGGGCAGCAGTTGGGAGCGATCGCTATGATGTGACCTTACAACATCGAGAGGTCAAGGCAGAGCGGAGACTGGAGCCTGAGGCGATCGCTCCTGCTCGTCCTTGGTCCACTTATGCCAATCAGCCTCTACAAAGACAGTTGGCGCGACAGCTAGTGCCCCAGATCCGAAATTACCTGGAGCAAAAGTTGCCAAACTATATGGTGCCTACTGCTTTTGTCGTATTAGAAACTCTCCCGCTCACCCCCAGCGGCAAGATTGACCGTCGAGCTCTCCCTGCTCCCGTTCCGATGGGATCAACGCAAGGATATGTGGCACCGCGATCGCCCATAGAAGCAAAATTAGTCTCTATCTGGTCAGAATTGCTGGGGGTGAAGCGAGTGGGTCTCCACGACAACTTTTTTGAACTGGGAGGACATTCTCTCCTTGCGACTCAACTGACTTCGCGCATCCGAGATGCTTTTGCGGTAGAACTGCCTCTGCGTCATTTATTTGAGTCTCCGACTATTGCTCAATTGGCTCAGCAAATTGACAGTTTGCAGGTTAGCCAACCCCAGCCATCTATTCCTGCCATTGTCCCGCTCTCAAGAGATGCATATCGGCGATCGCGCTCGTCTTTGAATCAAAATCAGGGGAAATAA
- a CDS encoding non-ribosomal peptide synthetase, protein MTASNSQEELFVFPASFAQQRLWFLHQLVPENPFYNVLAAIRLQGNLHIGALEQALQEIGHRHEVLRTTFAVVEGELAQIISPSFQLSLPVVDLRAIPAIARTEAAQRIVQEAARRSFDLTIGPLFQAQLLQLDAADYILLLNFHHIVADGWSIAVLIRELTTLYPAFLKRQPSPLPELPIQYADFAHWQREYLQGEVLASQLSYWRQQLQNLPELQLPTDYPRPVTPSYRGAAQQLELSPKLTSALESLSDRAGVSLFMTLLAAFQTLLYRYTGQTDIVVGSAIANRNRTELENLIGFFVNSLVLRIDLSGNPMFDELLERVRQMTLAAYAHQEVPFEKLVEELQPERDLSRNPLFQVVFTLQNTPVAKLELPGLVLSSLPVETETARVDLEFHVYKSLDRLTCTAIYSTDLFEPATMTHLLAHFQTLLTGIVADPKQQIAHLPILSSRERHQLLHKWSQTVTHEVAPLCAHQLFEAQVQQTPDAIALTYQNQRLTYQELNQRANQLAHYLQELGVGAEVLVGLCVDRSPEMVISLLAIWKAGGAYLPLDPGYPRDRLQFMLVDAEVKILVTQSSHLHLFDSELLQVVCLDQAQRAIAQQNQTNLVNQITANNLAYVIYTSGSTGQPKGVLVEHRGLSNLVEAQRQIFRPKLDSRILQFASLSFDAAAFEILMALINGATLYLAPQTSLLPGADLLQFLRHHAITHATLPPSVLSVLPAEPLPALQVLISAGEACSSSIVKRWAQGRQFFNAYGPTEVTIWATVAELTVDSAKPTIGRPIANTQIYILDTHLQPVPIGVVGELYIAGIGVARGYLNRPDLTAERFVSLSLPSAETLAANTPLYKTGDRARYLPDGNIEFLGRADTQVKLRGFRVELGEIEAVLQQHEAVQVAVAIARQDTSGDLFLVAYIVPRQQQSVRLEELRKFLRSRLPSYLIPATFVLLETLPLTPNGKVDRAALPMPELADLRLGESMTAPRTLLEKKLANIWAEVLHLEQVGIDDNFFALGGDSFLALRLMEQVQQQFEQSLPLSMLFLAPTVEQLAKQLSSPKSPAWSPLVPLQPAGTKPPFFCIHPVMGMVLPYAELARRMGTEQPFYGLQPFGLDGQQPPLRSIEQMASHYIQAIRAVQPQGPYYLGGWSFGGLVAFEMAQQLRQAGHEVALLALLDTLAPIPRNQPSFGESWRFLITTVLKSLPSFGLDYFRLLIASLSKTFWKRRSRLNQIRSKTLRAAPSRLPPDSQLRLLKELALSPMLRIFYANSQAVQRYIPRIYSGPITLFKSSQFKSSKPLSQAKDDFLGWHSLTTTEIKTHVIPGDHFSILKQPHVQVLAEQLRTYLK, encoded by the coding sequence GTGACAGCTAGTAACAGCCAGGAAGAATTGTTCGTCTTTCCGGCGTCATTTGCTCAGCAGCGATTGTGGTTTCTACATCAGCTCGTCCCAGAAAATCCTTTTTATAATGTCTTGGCTGCAATTCGCTTGCAAGGAAACTTGCACATAGGAGCATTAGAGCAAGCGCTTCAGGAGATTGGGCACCGCCATGAAGTTCTCCGGACTACCTTTGCAGTAGTAGAGGGCGAACTGGCTCAAATCATCAGCCCTAGTTTCCAGTTATCTCTACCTGTAGTAGATTTACGCGCGATTCCCGCGATCGCCCGTACCGAAGCAGCCCAGCGAATTGTCCAAGAGGCAGCCCGACGTTCCTTTGATCTCACGATAGGGCCATTGTTCCAAGCGCAGTTATTGCAACTTGATGCAGCCGACTATATCTTGTTGCTAAATTTTCACCATATCGTGGCGGATGGTTGGTCGATCGCGGTATTGATTCGAGAGTTGACGACGCTCTATCCTGCTTTTCTCAAGCGCCAACCATCTCCTTTGCCAGAGTTACCCATTCAATATGCCGACTTTGCCCATTGGCAGCGAGAATATCTGCAAGGCGAGGTATTAGCATCTCAGCTCTCTTATTGGCGACAACAGCTTCAAAATCTCCCAGAATTGCAGTTACCTACGGATTATCCCCGTCCAGTCACGCCTAGCTACCGAGGAGCTGCCCAACAGCTAGAGCTATCACCCAAACTAACCTCAGCCTTAGAGAGCTTGAGCGATCGCGCGGGCGTATCCCTCTTTATGACGCTGCTTGCTGCATTTCAGACGCTGTTGTACCGCTATACAGGGCAAACAGATATCGTGGTGGGTTCAGCGATCGCCAACCGCAACCGCACCGAATTAGAAAATTTAATTGGATTCTTCGTCAACAGTTTAGTATTACGGATTGACCTCTCTGGTAATCCTATGTTTGATGAGCTACTAGAACGAGTTCGTCAAATGACGTTGGCTGCCTATGCTCATCAAGAGGTGCCTTTTGAGAAGTTGGTTGAGGAATTGCAGCCAGAACGCGATTTGAGTCGAAATCCTCTCTTTCAGGTGGTTTTCACGCTCCAAAATACTCCAGTTGCCAAGCTGGAACTCCCTGGATTAGTGCTCAGCAGTTTGCCTGTAGAAACAGAAACGGCTCGCGTTGATCTGGAATTCCACGTCTATAAATCTCTCGATCGGCTCACCTGTACGGCAATCTACAGCACTGACTTGTTTGAGCCAGCGACCATGACTCACCTACTAGCGCACTTCCAAACCTTGCTAACAGGGATTGTAGCTGATCCAAAACAACAGATTGCTCATCTACCTATTCTGTCTTCGAGAGAACGTCATCAGCTTTTGCACAAGTGGAGTCAAACAGTGACTCATGAGGTTGCGCCTCTCTGTGCTCACCAACTCTTTGAAGCGCAAGTTCAGCAAACGCCAGATGCCATTGCTCTTACCTACCAAAATCAGCGCCTTACCTATCAAGAACTCAATCAACGGGCCAATCAATTAGCTCACTACTTGCAGGAGTTAGGTGTAGGGGCAGAAGTTTTGGTGGGTCTCTGTGTCGATCGCTCCCCAGAAATGGTGATTAGTCTGTTAGCCATCTGGAAGGCGGGTGGCGCTTATCTGCCGCTCGACCCTGGCTACCCACGCGATCGCTTGCAGTTCATGCTAGTAGATGCTGAAGTCAAAATTTTAGTCACGCAATCTTCTCATTTGCATCTGTTTGATAGTGAGTTGCTGCAGGTGGTTTGTTTAGATCAGGCGCAGAGAGCGATCGCGCAACAAAACCAAACCAACCTGGTTAACCAGATTACGGCTAACAATTTGGCTTATGTCATCTACACTTCGGGTTCTACAGGCCAGCCCAAAGGGGTCTTAGTCGAGCATCGCGGGTTGAGCAATTTGGTAGAAGCGCAAAGACAGATCTTCCGTCCCAAACTCGATAGCCGCATTTTGCAATTTGCCTCCCTGAGTTTCGATGCTGCCGCCTTTGAGATCCTCATGGCTTTAATTAATGGAGCCACGCTCTACCTAGCGCCCCAGACATCTTTGCTACCTGGAGCAGATTTACTCCAATTTCTCCGTCATCATGCGATTACCCATGCCACTCTACCTCCCAGTGTCTTATCTGTTTTGCCCGCAGAACCTCTGCCCGCTCTGCAAGTTCTAATCTCGGCAGGAGAAGCTTGTTCTAGTAGCATTGTTAAACGCTGGGCGCAAGGACGACAGTTTTTTAATGCCTATGGCCCCACTGAAGTGACTATTTGGGCCACTGTGGCTGAGTTGACTGTAGATAGCGCTAAACCTACCATCGGTCGTCCGATCGCCAATACTCAAATCTACATTCTGGATACTCATCTCCAACCTGTTCCCATCGGTGTTGTTGGTGAGTTGTACATTGCTGGCATCGGCGTTGCCCGTGGCTATCTCAATCGACCTGACCTAACTGCTGAGCGTTTTGTTTCTCTCTCTCTCCCCTCTGCGGAAACGCTTGCAGCGAACACACCTCTCTACAAAACTGGCGATCGCGCTCGGTATCTCCCTGATGGCAATATTGAGTTTTTAGGGCGAGCGGATACCCAGGTGAAGTTACGGGGTTTTCGGGTTGAGTTGGGTGAAATTGAGGCTGTGCTCCAGCAGCATGAAGCAGTTCAGGTGGCAGTTGCGATTGCCCGCCAGGACACATCCGGTGATCTGTTTTTAGTGGCCTATATCGTTCCTCGGCAACAACAGTCTGTCAGATTGGAGGAGTTACGGAAGTTTTTGCGATCGCGTCTGCCGAGTTATCTGATTCCCGCCACGTTTGTCTTGCTAGAAACTCTGCCGCTCACGCCGAACGGGAAAGTAGATCGAGCTGCGTTACCGATGCCTGAACTGGCAGATCTCCGGTTGGGAGAGTCTATGACTGCTCCTCGCACTCTGCTTGAGAAGAAATTGGCCAATATTTGGGCTGAGGTGTTGCACTTGGAGCAGGTTGGCATTGATGACAATTTCTTTGCACTGGGGGGAGACTCGTTTTTGGCGCTACGCCTGATGGAGCAAGTTCAACAACAATTTGAGCAATCTTTACCTTTATCGATGTTGTTTTTGGCTCCGACGGTGGAGCAACTGGCGAAACAACTATCAAGCCCAAAATCTCCAGCTTGGTCGCCTCTCGTACCGTTGCAACCTGCGGGTACTAAGCCTCCTTTCTTCTGTATCCATCCTGTAATGGGGATGGTACTGCCTTATGCTGAGTTAGCCCGCCGGATGGGAACTGAGCAACCTTTTTATGGACTGCAACCTTTTGGGTTAGATGGTCAACAGCCGCCGCTCAGGAGTATTGAGCAGATGGCGAGCCATTACATCCAGGCGATTCGAGCCGTACAGCCGCAAGGCCCCTATTATCTAGGAGGATGGTCTTTCGGAGGCTTGGTAGCGTTTGAAATGGCCCAACAACTGCGGCAAGCAGGTCATGAAGTGGCGCTGCTAGCATTACTCGATACCCTCGCTCCTATTCCTAGGAATCAACCGTCTTTTGGAGAGAGTTGGCGATTTCTGATCACGACTGTCCTGAAATCTCTCCCTTCTTTTGGGCTAGACTATTTCCGTCTCCTGATCGCTTCTCTATCGAAGACTTTTTGGAAAAGGCGATCGCGCCTCAACCAGATTCGATCAAAGACTCTGAGGGCTGCTCCCTCTAGGCTTCCTCCTGACTCGCAACTGCGACTCCTCAAAGAATTGGCGCTAAGCCCCATGCTCCGCATCTTTTATGCCAACAGTCAGGCAGTACAACGCTATATTCCTCGAATTTATTCGGGTCCGATTACGTTGTTCAAAAGCTCACAGTTTAA